The following coding sequences are from one Leptolyngbya sp. NIES-3755 window:
- a CDS encoding hypothetical protein (hypothetical protein L8106_10667;~similar to AA sequence:cyanobase_aa:LBDG_16300), whose amino-acid sequence MTSSPGFGKKVHKEKKKSTGNEKRANASRQFDDFKSQGLPEYEIYLRVQGKKQLQWFPIGAIAVKRSTQINAAIFANEEELLKGAFRLFPKLRQERDSLEYGYRLKEFKDEEIQLAVRPQPGVTNAVQNAIASVGEKLGGLFKPKSA is encoded by the coding sequence ATGACAAGCTCTCCTGGATTCGGTAAGAAGGTTCATAAAGAGAAGAAGAAATCAACTGGGAACGAGAAGCGGGCAAATGCTTCCAGACAGTTCGATGATTTCAAATCGCAAGGGCTACCGGAATATGAAATTTATCTCCGAGTCCAGGGCAAGAAACAGCTTCAATGGTTTCCAATCGGCGCGATCGCAGTAAAACGATCGACCCAAATCAATGCCGCTATTTTTGCCAATGAAGAAGAATTGCTCAAAGGCGCGTTCCGGTTGTTCCCCAAACTCAGACAAGAACGTGATTCTTTGGAATATGGCTACCGTCTGAAAGAGTTCAAAGACGAAGAGATTCAATTGGCAGTTCGCCCGCAACCGGGTGTCACGAATGCGGTACAAAATGCGATCGCGTCTGTGGGCGAAAAACTCGGCGGATTGTTCAAACCAAAATCTGCCTAA
- a CDS encoding glycine cleavage system protein H (similar to AA sequence:cyanobase_aa:LBDG_22730): MAFDYPDTLKYTDSHEYAKLDGNTATIGITAFAIDQLGDIVFLELPEPGTEVQKGENFGTVESVKAVEDLKSPVSGTVLEANTEMVDTPEKLVDDPYTSGWLIKVQVSDSSELDSAMSADDYRGMVEGG; the protein is encoded by the coding sequence ATGGCATTCGATTATCCTGACACGCTGAAATACACCGACTCTCACGAATACGCCAAACTCGATGGCAACACTGCCACGATCGGCATTACTGCATTCGCGATCGACCAACTTGGCGATATTGTGTTTCTGGAATTACCGGAACCTGGAACCGAAGTGCAAAAAGGTGAGAACTTCGGAACGGTGGAATCGGTGAAAGCGGTTGAAGATTTGAAATCGCCTGTGAGCGGTACTGTGCTGGAAGCGAATACGGAAATGGTAGATACACCGGAGAAGTTAGTCGATGATCCGTATACATCGGGTTGGCTGATTAAAGTTCAGGTGAGTGATTCGTCTGAGTTGGATAGTGCAATGTCGGCGGATGACTATCGCGGCATGGTTGAGGGCGGTTGA
- a CDS encoding probable aminomethyltransferase (similar to AA sequence:cyanobase_aa:LBDG_22720), translating into MNSLRRTPLYELAIELNARMVGFSGWEMPVQFGGITQEHHAVRADAGMFDISHMGKFTLKGKDVLPQIQRLVPSDLSRLQPGQAQYTVLLNEQGGIIDDLIFYFQGDDRWTVIVNAATTQKDFDWMSANLSGVEFQNLSDSQALIAVQGKKAVEHLNAIVDQNLSHLKPFGHLETKILGHSAFIARTGYTGEDGFEVMLDPEGAIELWRSLLDTGVVPCGLGARDTLRLEAAMALYGQDINDSTTPLEAGLGWLVHLDTKGDFMGRSVLEDQKQNGVKKRLVGLQMQGRNIARHDYPIFVDDAEVGIVTSGTLAPTVGQAIALGYVPTELSKPGQLVEIGIRGKNYGAIVVKRPFYRATK; encoded by the coding sequence TTGAATTCTTTGCGCCGCACCCCATTGTATGAATTAGCGATCGAGCTAAATGCCCGTATGGTCGGTTTTTCTGGCTGGGAAATGCCCGTTCAGTTTGGCGGAATTACCCAGGAACATCATGCAGTTCGCGCTGATGCTGGAATGTTCGATATTTCACACATGGGTAAATTTACGCTTAAAGGCAAGGATGTGCTGCCTCAGATTCAACGGCTCGTTCCTTCAGATTTAAGCCGTCTCCAGCCCGGACAGGCTCAATACACGGTGCTACTGAATGAACAAGGTGGCATTATCGATGATTTGATTTTTTACTTTCAAGGTGACGATCGCTGGACGGTGATCGTAAATGCGGCAACGACTCAGAAGGATTTTGATTGGATGTCTGCAAATCTGAGTGGAGTTGAATTCCAAAATCTCTCTGACTCTCAAGCTTTGATTGCGGTTCAGGGTAAAAAAGCGGTTGAACATTTGAATGCGATCGTCGATCAAAATCTTTCTCATCTCAAACCCTTTGGTCATTTAGAAACGAAAATTCTCGGTCATTCTGCGTTTATTGCTCGAACTGGATACACCGGAGAAGATGGATTCGAGGTGATGCTTGATCCTGAAGGCGCGATCGAACTTTGGCGATCACTGCTCGATACTGGGGTCGTTCCTTGTGGATTAGGAGCGCGGGATACTCTCCGATTAGAGGCTGCAATGGCGCTTTACGGTCAAGATATCAACGATTCGACCACGCCACTCGAAGCGGGATTAGGCTGGCTCGTTCATCTCGATACGAAAGGGGATTTTATGGGTCGATCGGTTCTCGAAGATCAGAAACAGAATGGCGTGAAAAAACGGCTCGTCGGTTTACAAATGCAGGGACGCAATATTGCACGACATGACTATCCGATTTTTGTGGATGATGCAGAAGTTGGAATTGTCACGAGTGGAACACTAGCACCAACAGTCGGACAAGCGATCGCACTTGGATATGTTCCGACCGAATTATCTAAGCCTGGACAACTGGTCGAAATTGGAATTCGCGGAAAAAACTATGGTGCGATCGTAGTAAAGCGTCCGTTCTATCGCGCAACCAAATAG
- a CDS encoding ornithine carbamoyltransferase (similar to AA sequence:cyanobase_aa:LBDG_16290), protein MGSLKGRDLLKLSDLSTDEVMELLDIAAQLKAGKVSPRPIVNGHAPVLGLLFYKASTRTRVSFSTAMYHLGGQVLDLPLNATQVSRGEPIADTARVLDRYLDILAIRTFEQSDLETFANEMEIPVINALTDLEHPCQILADLQTIQEKFSTLSGLTLTYVGDGNNVAHSLMIGCALVGMNVRIATPADYRPDSSIVELTQKIADGKSEVLLTEDPIAATKGSHVVYTDVWASMGQEDLAQSRIPIFQPYQVNDELMSYAEKDAIVLHCLPAHRGEEITHEVIEGAQSKVWDQAENRMHAQKALMASLLGAV, encoded by the coding sequence ATGGGATCACTCAAGGGACGGGATTTATTGAAATTGTCAGATCTCAGCACAGATGAAGTGATGGAACTATTGGACATCGCGGCACAACTGAAAGCGGGAAAAGTTAGTCCACGCCCGATCGTCAATGGTCATGCTCCTGTGTTGGGATTGTTGTTTTATAAAGCCTCGACTCGAACCCGTGTGAGCTTTTCCACTGCGATGTATCACTTGGGTGGACAGGTTTTGGATCTGCCTCTGAATGCCACTCAGGTCAGCCGTGGAGAACCGATCGCAGATACAGCTAGAGTGCTCGATCGATATCTCGATATTCTCGCAATCCGCACCTTTGAACAGTCTGATCTCGAAACCTTCGCCAACGAGATGGAAATTCCTGTCATCAATGCGCTGACTGATTTAGAGCATCCCTGTCAAATTCTGGCAGATCTTCAAACGATTCAAGAGAAATTCTCTACGCTGTCTGGTCTGACTCTTACTTATGTTGGGGATGGAAACAATGTGGCGCATTCTCTCATGATTGGATGTGCGCTTGTGGGGATGAATGTTCGGATTGCGACTCCAGCGGATTACAGACCAGATTCCTCGATCGTGGAACTCACCCAAAAGATTGCAGATGGAAAATCAGAGGTCTTGCTCACCGAAGATCCGATCGCTGCAACAAAAGGTTCTCATGTGGTCTATACCGATGTCTGGGCAAGTATGGGACAGGAAGATTTAGCTCAAAGTCGAATTCCGATTTTCCAACCGTATCAAGTGAATGACGAATTGATGAGCTATGCGGAAAAAGATGCGATCGTGCTTCATTGCCTTCCCGCTCACCGAGGCGAAGAAATCACGCATGAAGTGATCGAAGGCGCACAATCGAAAGTTTGGGATCAAGCTGAGAATCGAATGCACGCACAGAAGGCATTAATGGCGAGTTTATTAGGGGCAGTCTGA
- a CDS encoding glycine dehydrogenase (similar to AA sequence:cyanobase_aa:LBDG_22740): protein MSEPTSMPILSDYDRAHVEFDSSDSISHTPAQTQLNYTDRFVDRHIGVRGDDIQAMLTVLGLNSVEDLIDKAVPQTIRIQRPLQIGAGKSEYELLRELKAIASKNRVMRSFIGMGYSNCITPPVIQRNILENPGWYTQYTPYQPEIAQGRLEALLNYQTMVMDLTGLEIANASLLDEGTAAAEAMSMSYGLVKNGAKTFWVSSACHPQTIEVIQTRALPLGIDVIVGDHRTFGFDTPIFGALLQYPATDGAIYDYAEFIDRAHQSGALVTVAADLLSLTLLKPPGEFGADIAIGNTQRFGVPLGYGGPHAAYFATKEAYKRQLPGRLVGVSKDRSGQPALRLALQTREQHIRRDKATSNICTAQVLLAVIAGMYGVYHGAIGLKNIADRIHRMTAQLAIALQKSGFKLGSEPYFDTLRVEVPGKADQILVQALNLGINLRRIDADTVGISIDETTSEKDLVDILKSFSDRAKLPEIPGVQIPATFARTSDYLTHPTFSAYRSETELLRYMYRLQSKDLSLTSAMIPLGSCTMKLNATAEMVPITWAEFGQLHPFAPIDQTQGYQDLFKQLESWLSEITGFAGISLQPNAGSQGEYAGLLVIRQYHLSRGDAHRNICLIPQSAHGTNPASAVMAGMKVVAIACDPEGNIDLADLKAKAEQHQDNLAALMVTYPSTHGVFEEGIREICSIVHENGGQVYMDGANMNAQVGLCRPGDFGADVCHLNLHKTFCIPHGGGGPGVGPIGVAAHLVPFLPNHSVIPTSTEQGIGAVSAAPWGSASILPISWMYIAMMGGQGLTEATEIAILNANYIAKRLEGHYPVLYKGKNGLVAHECILDLREFKKSAEIEVDDIAKRLIDYGFHPPTVSWPVAGTVMVEPTESESKAELDRFCDAMIAIREEIRLIETGKVDRTNNLLKNAPHTVADLTSEDWNRPYSRNEAIFPTAWTRANKFYPAVGRIDNAYGDRNLVCSCLPMDAYES, encoded by the coding sequence ATGTCTGAACCCACTTCCATGCCGATTTTGTCCGACTACGATCGCGCTCACGTCGAATTCGATTCGTCCGATTCGATCTCCCACACTCCCGCTCAAACTCAATTGAATTACACCGATCGCTTTGTCGATCGTCATATCGGTGTCCGAGGCGATGACATTCAAGCGATGCTCACTGTGTTGGGCTTGAACTCGGTTGAAGATTTGATCGATAAAGCGGTTCCACAAACGATCCGAATCCAACGCCCGTTACAGATTGGAGCGGGAAAAAGTGAGTATGAACTGCTGAGAGAGTTGAAAGCGATCGCATCAAAAAATCGAGTGATGCGATCGTTCATTGGCATGGGCTACTCGAATTGCATTACGCCGCCAGTAATTCAGCGCAACATCTTAGAAAATCCAGGTTGGTACACGCAATATACGCCCTATCAGCCCGAAATTGCTCAGGGTCGTCTCGAAGCGCTGTTGAACTATCAAACGATGGTGATGGATTTGACGGGGCTAGAAATCGCGAATGCGTCTCTGTTGGATGAAGGAACGGCGGCAGCGGAAGCGATGTCGATGAGTTATGGACTCGTGAAGAATGGCGCAAAAACGTTTTGGGTTTCGAGTGCGTGTCATCCGCAAACGATCGAAGTTATTCAAACTCGTGCACTCCCACTCGGAATCGATGTGATTGTTGGCGATCACCGGACGTTCGGATTTGATACGCCCATCTTTGGAGCGTTGTTGCAATATCCAGCCACCGATGGTGCGATCTATGACTATGCCGAATTTATCGATCGTGCTCATCAATCCGGAGCACTCGTCACAGTCGCGGCAGATCTCCTCAGTTTGACGCTGTTGAAACCACCTGGAGAATTCGGAGCCGATATCGCGATCGGAAACACTCAACGATTCGGTGTTCCCCTCGGTTATGGTGGACCTCATGCCGCTTACTTTGCCACCAAAGAAGCCTACAAACGCCAGCTTCCAGGAAGATTAGTTGGTGTTTCAAAAGATCGCAGCGGTCAACCTGCTCTAAGATTGGCACTTCAAACTCGTGAGCAACATATCCGACGCGACAAAGCCACCAGTAACATCTGTACAGCACAAGTTCTACTCGCTGTGATTGCTGGAATGTATGGCGTTTATCATGGTGCGATCGGACTGAAAAATATTGCCGATCGCATTCATCGCATGACCGCTCAATTGGCGATCGCGCTTCAAAAATCAGGGTTCAAACTCGGCTCTGAACCTTACTTTGATACGTTACGAGTCGAAGTTCCAGGAAAAGCCGATCAGATTTTGGTGCAGGCATTAAATCTGGGAATTAACTTACGTCGGATTGATGCCGATACCGTTGGAATCTCGATCGATGAAACGACTTCGGAAAAAGATTTAGTCGATATTCTCAAAAGTTTTAGCGATCGGGCAAAACTGCCTGAAATTCCCGGTGTGCAAATTCCAGCTACGTTTGCCCGAACTTCGGATTATCTAACGCATCCGACCTTTTCGGCTTATCGATCGGAAACTGAATTGCTCCGGTACATGTATCGCTTGCAATCAAAAGATTTGTCGCTGACTTCTGCAATGATTCCACTCGGTTCTTGCACGATGAAGCTGAACGCAACCGCAGAAATGGTTCCGATCACTTGGGCGGAATTCGGACAGTTGCACCCATTTGCCCCGATCGATCAAACTCAAGGCTATCAAGATCTCTTTAAGCAGCTTGAATCCTGGCTGTCTGAAATCACTGGATTCGCTGGAATTTCACTGCAACCGAATGCAGGATCACAAGGTGAATACGCTGGATTGCTCGTGATTCGGCAATATCATCTCAGTCGCGGTGATGCTCATCGGAATATCTGTCTGATTCCACAGTCCGCACACGGAACCAATCCTGCGAGTGCTGTGATGGCAGGTATGAAAGTTGTTGCGATCGCATGTGACCCTGAAGGCAATATCGATCTCGCTGACCTCAAAGCCAAAGCTGAACAACATCAGGACAACCTTGCAGCTTTGATGGTGACGTATCCTTCAACGCATGGTGTGTTCGAGGAAGGCATTCGGGAAATTTGTTCGATCGTGCATGAGAACGGTGGACAGGTTTACATGGATGGCGCGAACATGAATGCTCAAGTCGGACTCTGCCGCCCTGGTGATTTTGGTGCGGATGTCTGCCATTTGAATTTGCATAAAACGTTCTGTATTCCACATGGTGGCGGTGGTCCTGGAGTTGGACCGATCGGGGTCGCAGCACATCTCGTTCCGTTCTTACCGAATCATTCTGTGATTCCCACCAGCACAGAGCAAGGAATTGGTGCAGTGTCAGCGGCTCCTTGGGGCAGTGCCAGCATTTTGCCAATTTCGTGGATGTATATTGCCATGATGGGTGGTCAAGGATTAACCGAAGCGACCGAGATTGCGATTTTGAATGCGAACTATATCGCGAAACGGCTTGAAGGTCACTATCCAGTCTTGTACAAAGGCAAAAATGGTTTAGTGGCGCACGAATGTATTCTCGATTTGCGAGAGTTCAAGAAGAGTGCAGAAATCGAAGTCGATGATATCGCGAAACGATTGATCGATTATGGCTTCCATCCGCCTACAGTGTCTTGGCCCGTCGCTGGAACAGTCATGGTTGAGCCAACTGAGAGCGAATCAAAAGCAGAACTCGATCGATTCTGTGATGCGATGATTGCGATTCGAGAAGAGATTCGACTGATCGAAACTGGAAAGGTCGATCGAACAAATAATCTCTTGAAAAATGCACCTCACACGGTTGCCGATCTCACTTCTGAAGATTGGAATCGTCCGTATTCTCGCAATGAGGCAATTTTCCCGACGGCTTGGACTCGTGCAAACAAGTTCTATCCAGCCGTGGGACGAATCGATAATGCGTATGGCGATCGTAATTTGGTTTGTTCTTGCTTACCGATGGACGCTTACGAAAGCTAA
- a CDS encoding non-specific serine/threonine protein kinase (similar to AA sequence:cyanobase_aa:LBDG_16840): protein MDAAQTQLIDRYRKLDPLKRQIVRVYSIAYEPISRTAFLSCFNPLGARNQTGKTYTTTELKPHFDRLLQDEFLIPSGQSTICNPLIAEVATREAIEFDEFHTIAAAVNEHLPIHTYGKMGPRYFTSERQFLREVRIGVYQNNLIFVAEQFEDYYRYANQKQKMSIEDVLTYICSNPFDPTWFRTLDPDIYRTALVGVLGDSYQHLVPAHEAFQLLQEDCAAESLKFGWQPLLLAEQLLLRGQLEQAGKVLENLPNEYQQSGSALWGWFHLLNQDTEGAIAQFSIALQTLRKGTGKRKTYFQAVTGLFFVLALVKDGSPQRLEEAKTYCAIAKQAKFWLSSPYETLEKVIQLQQGDIAQKDWILDLAPYRNQHSLETIINALAVYWTDADSAKRLLSRGLEAFYERASTAGYDWIALETAALLAKFKPRSKFVEIAEQLIRSTNITPMVELVRSQEPWELCLNALVNLQKEPTKPSKTETKQRLAWFVTVFQNHWLLQPREQSLNARGQWGKGRNVALKRLDKSIAEFSYLTEQDRRACAELKSTPSGYYGQVDYKFGERAIAALVGHPYVFWEDTNVQIEIVRGEPELMVKKGKNDRLTLQLSPAPKENQSILVIKETPTRLKVIELSPEHRRISEILGSKNQLEVPSAAKDRVLSAIHAISGLVTVHSDIGGGVSAEEVPADPTPNIHLLPAGSGLKVSVLVRPFAIGGAYYRPGMGGETVIAEIDGKRLQTTRDLQQERKLAESAIADCHTLDDYEEEDGEWWIENPEACLELLLDLQDLGDRAIISHPEGERFRIRRQVGLGDFQLRIQREQDWFSATGGVKLDEESVLEMQQLLKLLGHTESRFIQLEDGQFLALTEEFRKRLEEFRAIAQQHGKGSRFHPLAAVAIEDWIEDVGDLEVDRNWREHLKKLKEVEALDPIVPSTLQAELREYQIEGFRWMARLAHWGVGACLADGMGLGKTLQSIALILTRAANGSTLVIAPTSVCLNWISEIDRFAPTLNVVQFGSGDRQKIIDRLQPFDVLICSYGLLQQDDVAQLLASVEWQTIILDEAQSIKNFATKRSQAAMNLKGGFKLITTGTPIENHLGELWNLFRFINPGLLGSLEQFNERFAVPIERFEDKQARIRLRKLIQPFLLRRTKSQVLQELPSRTEIVLHVELSAEERLFYEALRKSAIERLEQSEAVAGQKHLQVLAEIMKLRRACCNSRLVTPESPLPSSKLQLFGEVLEELLDNRHKVLVFSQFVDHLQILRGLLDEKAIAHQYLDGSTSIPERKKRINAFQSGEGDVFLISLKAGGTGLNLTAADYVIHMDPWWNPAVEDQASDRAHRIGQQRPVTIYRLVAKETIEDQIVELHQHKRELADSLLEGTEISGKISTDDLLQLIQVG, encoded by the coding sequence GTGGATGCAGCACAAACTCAGTTAATCGATCGCTACCGAAAACTCGACCCGCTCAAACGCCAAATCGTTCGCGTGTACTCGATCGCGTATGAGCCAATCAGTCGGACTGCATTTTTAAGCTGTTTCAATCCGCTCGGTGCAAGAAATCAAACGGGTAAAACTTATACCACGACCGAACTCAAGCCACATTTCGATCGCTTACTTCAAGACGAATTTCTCATCCCGTCCGGTCAATCGACCATTTGCAATCCACTGATCGCTGAAGTTGCCACTCGTGAAGCGATCGAATTCGACGAATTTCATACGATCGCGGCTGCGGTGAATGAACATTTACCGATTCACACCTACGGCAAGATGGGACCGCGCTATTTCACGAGTGAGCGACAGTTTCTCCGCGAAGTTCGGATCGGCGTGTATCAGAACAATCTCATCTTTGTGGCGGAGCAATTCGAGGACTACTATCGATACGCCAATCAGAAACAGAAAATGTCGATCGAGGATGTTCTAACTTACATTTGCAGCAATCCTTTCGATCCAACCTGGTTTCGTACCTTAGATCCAGATATCTATCGAACTGCTTTAGTTGGAGTTTTAGGAGATTCCTATCAGCATCTCGTTCCAGCGCATGAAGCGTTTCAACTCTTGCAAGAAGACTGTGCAGCGGAATCGCTCAAGTTCGGGTGGCAGCCTTTGTTGTTAGCTGAACAATTGTTGTTACGCGGACAACTTGAACAAGCGGGGAAAGTTCTAGAGAATTTACCCAATGAGTATCAACAGAGTGGTTCAGCGTTGTGGGGATGGTTCCATCTGTTGAATCAGGATACGGAAGGTGCGATCGCACAATTCTCGATCGCACTCCAAACGCTGAGAAAAGGCACTGGAAAACGCAAGACATACTTCCAAGCTGTGACCGGATTGTTCTTTGTGCTGGCATTGGTCAAAGACGGATCTCCACAGCGATTAGAAGAAGCGAAAACGTATTGTGCGATCGCCAAACAAGCAAAGTTCTGGCTTAGTTCCCCTTACGAAACGCTAGAAAAAGTCATTCAACTACAACAAGGTGACATCGCTCAAAAAGATTGGATTCTCGATCTTGCTCCCTATCGAAATCAGCACAGCTTAGAGACAATTATCAATGCACTCGCTGTCTATTGGACGGATGCGGATAGTGCCAAACGATTGTTATCTCGTGGCTTAGAAGCATTTTATGAAAGGGCAAGTACCGCAGGCTATGACTGGATTGCGCTCGAAACTGCGGCACTATTAGCGAAGTTCAAACCGCGTAGTAAGTTTGTTGAAATTGCAGAACAATTAATCCGATCGACGAACATTACACCAATGGTTGAGTTAGTGCGATCGCAAGAACCTTGGGAACTCTGCCTCAATGCTTTAGTAAATTTACAAAAAGAACCAACTAAACCGAGCAAGACTGAAACAAAACAGAGATTAGCTTGGTTTGTGACTGTGTTCCAAAATCATTGGTTACTTCAACCTAGAGAACAGTCTTTGAATGCGCGAGGACAATGGGGTAAAGGTCGAAATGTTGCACTGAAACGATTGGATAAATCGATCGCTGAATTTTCCTATTTGACAGAACAAGATCGACGGGCTTGTGCGGAACTGAAATCAACTCCTTCTGGCTATTATGGGCAGGTCGATTATAAATTTGGGGAAAGAGCGATCGCGGCTTTGGTCGGTCATCCTTATGTGTTTTGGGAAGATACCAATGTGCAGATCGAGATTGTTCGAGGTGAACCCGAATTGATGGTGAAAAAGGGCAAGAACGATCGTTTAACTTTACAGCTTTCCCCTGCTCCAAAAGAGAATCAAAGTATTCTAGTGATCAAAGAGACTCCAACACGGCTGAAAGTAATCGAACTGTCTCCAGAGCATCGTCGGATTTCTGAGATTTTAGGATCAAAGAATCAGTTAGAAGTCCCTTCGGCTGCAAAAGATCGAGTACTATCCGCTATCCATGCAATCTCTGGATTAGTAACTGTTCATTCTGATATTGGTGGTGGTGTCAGTGCTGAAGAAGTTCCTGCTGATCCGACTCCGAACATTCATTTACTTCCAGCGGGATCAGGTTTGAAAGTTTCTGTGTTGGTGCGTCCGTTTGCAATTGGGGGAGCATACTATCGTCCGGGTATGGGTGGCGAAACTGTGATTGCTGAGATTGATGGAAAGCGATTGCAAACCACACGAGATTTACAACAGGAACGAAAACTAGCAGAAAGCGCGATCGCAGATTGTCATACGCTCGATGACTACGAAGAAGAAGACGGGGAATGGTGGATTGAAAACCCTGAAGCCTGTTTGGAACTATTGCTCGATTTGCAAGATTTAGGCGATCGAGCAATCATTTCCCATCCTGAAGGTGAAAGATTCCGCATCCGCAGACAGGTTGGACTGGGAGATTTTCAGCTTCGGATTCAACGTGAACAAGATTGGTTCTCTGCAACAGGCGGCGTAAAGCTCGATGAAGAGTCTGTCTTGGAAATGCAGCAATTATTAAAACTGCTTGGACATACAGAAAGTCGGTTTATTCAATTGGAGGATGGTCAATTCCTCGCGCTCACAGAAGAGTTTCGCAAACGATTGGAAGAATTTAGAGCGATCGCACAACAACATGGAAAAGGCTCACGGTTTCATCCTTTAGCCGCAGTTGCGATCGAGGATTGGATCGAGGATGTGGGAGATCTCGAAGTCGATCGGAATTGGAGAGAACATCTCAAGAAATTGAAAGAAGTCGAAGCACTTGATCCAATTGTTCCATCGACGCTACAGGCAGAACTTCGAGAGTATCAAATTGAAGGCTTTCGCTGGATGGCAAGATTAGCTCATTGGGGTGTGGGAGCTTGTTTAGCGGATGGAATGGGACTCGGAAAAACATTGCAATCGATCGCGCTCATTCTCACTCGTGCTGCAAATGGTTCAACCTTGGTGATTGCTCCGACTTCTGTATGTCTCAATTGGATCAGTGAAATTGATCGATTTGCTCCAACCTTGAATGTGGTTCAGTTTGGAAGTGGCGATCGACAAAAAATCATCGATCGTTTGCAACCATTCGACGTTCTAATTTGTAGTTATGGATTGCTACAGCAAGATGATGTCGCGCAACTATTAGCCAGCGTTGAATGGCAAACAATTATTCTTGATGAAGCACAATCGATTAAGAACTTTGCCACAAAGCGATCGCAAGCTGCCATGAACTTAAAAGGCGGCTTCAAACTGATCACGACTGGAACCCCGATCGAGAATCATTTAGGCGAACTCTGGAATCTATTCAGATTCATCAATCCGGGATTGCTTGGATCATTGGAGCAATTTAACGAACGATTCGCAGTTCCGATCGAGCGATTCGAGGACAAACAAGCCCGAATTCGGCTGAGAAAATTAATCCAACCTTTTTTACTTCGCCGTACAAAGAGTCAAGTCCTACAGGAATTACCTTCGAGAACTGAGATTGTTCTACACGTCGAACTGAGTGCGGAAGAACGCTTATTCTATGAAGCTTTGAGAAAAAGCGCGATCGAACGTCTCGAACAATCCGAAGCGGTTGCAGGTCAAAAACATCTACAAGTTTTAGCAGAGATCATGAAACTGCGTCGGGCTTGCTGCAATTCTCGGTTAGTGACTCCAGAATCCCCTTTACCCAGTTCAAAACTTCAGCTATTTGGCGAAGTACTAGAAGAACTTTTAGACAATCGCCACAAAGTTTTAGTATTTAGTCAATTTGTTGATCATCTGCAAATCTTGCGGGGACTTTTGGATGAAAAAGCGATCGCACATCAATATCTCGACGGCAGCACCTCGATTCCTGAGCGCAAAAAACGCATTAATGCTTTCCAATCGGGTGAAGGCGATGTATTCCTGATTAGCTTAAAAGCAGGCGGAACTGGATTGAATCTGACTGCCGCAGATTATGTGATTCACATGGACCCGTGGTGGAATCCCGCCGTTGAAGATCAAGCCAGCGATCGCGCTCATCGGATTGGGCAACAACGACCCGTCACGATCTATCGACTGGTGGCGAAAGAAACGATCGAGGATCAAATCGTAGAGTTACACCAGCACAAACGCGAATTGGCAGATAGCTTACTTGAAGGCACAGAGATCAGCGGCAAGATTTCAACCGATGACCTCTTACAACTGATTCAAGTAGGCTAA